The DNA sequence AAATTTCAATGTCTTCATGATTTGGATCTGTAAAAGCCCACAGAACGAGTActcaagacatcaaaattaGTCACAGAGCAAGAGAGACAGACagaaaatgcaaaagaaaaaaataaagcaatgaagTGCCCTCTATAGGTCTCTTCATTTGTACTTGAGGGGGTTGATTGTTTGATCCATAGATTTGTTATCTATAAACATCCTAGAAGATTGACCATCTTTCTACGTGTATCTCaagaataaaagtaaatatctgaggatagtttagtaattaaaaatgtacttttatatttaaaaaccaaattgaaatgaaaaataaaaaaataaaaaaagttagaaaACTCAATCTTGATGTTTACATGAACTTCCTTGTGCTATCATATATGTTGAGATGTTTTGTGAGTTATATTttgggtaattaataatattttaggagtaatcttatttaatttatcagAGCTGTATATATAGTGatacatttttttaagtaataaatattatatttttctctccGAAAAGTACTCATGGTACCATGACTAATGTGTCCATAAAAACATTGTTTTACAGACTTGtttgcaattattttttttaatataataattttattatttattcattagaaaaaagaaaaaagaaaaataacccACAAGTCCTTAAAACTTCAAACAAATGCATTGACTGATAGGTCATTTTTTTCCACTACAtgtttttaagtaataaattttttagtgtttttcatTGGAgtgtataaatttttatatcataatcTACACAGATAGagcaagaattttttttaggggCTAAATAAAATAGTTAGTAAGTTGTTTAAGTTTTAACTCAAGTTATATGGAACCCgttaaaaaaagtcaaaaggagataataaatttttacaaatatttttttaaaaatattattttataactatatatatatatatatattaatttatttaaaaaaactaggggacaaaacaatagatttttactAATACTTTTCAAAAAATCCAATATTTCTATAccatatatatcaattttttttaaaaatcaagtatatacctgtttatatagactttgaataaaaaataataaaataaataattaattaattaaaaaaatcaaataaaaagatatatgagggccaaaataaaaaaaataaaaaaaaataaaaaaattgtcatgCCACAAACTGTCACGTGGGAAATACCAAAGAAAGAATAtatatgaagatttttttttcaaaaaaaattcaaaaattaaagttgaaagaaaaaagagttgatttaaaataaaaaaatgaaaaagttttgaaattaaaaattaaaaataataataataataaatgtttaaaatttgaattacaattttgaaaatataaatctccCATCAAGGAGTTGaggattcaatgaaacaaaaagagtgagaagaaaaaacagaggttaaaaaaaaagactaaagGAGGGGAGAAAAGAGAGGTCTTGgttcttttctttcaaattacAATGAAATATCGCTAGAAGGTCATCATAATTTGACAACAAGACATATGATCCTTCAACCATTGTTCAATAAGGTACACCACTCgtttttcatgcaaaaatacacaataaaaaagaatatatatatatatatatcaagagaaAGCCTTTATGCATGTATGATAAGCATATGCCTATTGAAAAAGTTCATGGCATGATTTATATGGGTCACACCTTCTCagaatgttttttaaaaactaaatgcATACCATGCACATATGCTACCCATGATAGGAATCAATACTTGTCCGGGTTGTCCCAATGCATACCCATGTTTGGGCATGCATTGGTTGTTTTGATTAGGGGGTGGGGTGGTAGACGGAAGGAGGGCATAAAGGGCATAAAATATCCATTTTACCCaccccaatatatatatatatatattaaaataagtaatttataataattagataataattatatattaaataaatatttatttcaaatacatgtcatgaaattaaatattaaattataatatttacaatGATTAATTCATGAAATacaatgattaatttaaataaataatgataataattaactgtaataactaattaaatgaaaataaataatgatatttaaataattaaaataaataatttcaattaaataatatttcatgatattatgaaaagaaaaaaaattatttaatttaaataattaattataataatttgattgaatgatatttacataattataatgcctatatctaatttaaatattaaaaataaacacatattatataaatatatttttagattgaGGGTATAATGGTAATCTTTTCATATATTCTTTTCTAACTTTttgcattccaaataaatttCCCCTCTAACTAAACAAAGTTTTATTCCTATCCCCCTCTCCAAAGTTTTTATTCCTATACCCCCTTCCTaaatttttcattctcattttcgTCCTCATTCCGCCATCCAAACACTACCAATAGACATGAGAAGCCACCATTTAGGGATGTCTAGAGTAGCTATTGGAGTTGCATCCAACAACTACAATTTATTTATAGCATGgtgttaaaaaatatacaacattGTCAAGCAATGGCAAATAAGGATCGTATACGATAACTCTCATATAGTATTGGTATATAATAATAGTCATTAAATAACAATTCAATAGTTGTTAAAAAACATTTCTAATAAATAGTACATTGTGTACTTACGTATtttcaatataatatatttaattattggcATAGCCCCTCATGACTCATGAGTCAAGTGACTTTTCTTTCACTTATAAGAAACtcttatttaattttgcaaTTCTTTCCTATTCAGGGATTAGTGTGAAAATTCACCTatgtattaataatatataatagataTGATAACCCCAATTTAGGGATATCCCCAATAGCTATTGGAGTTGTATTATAGGACTATGATCTATTGATGCACGGTATCAAAAATACAATAGTGTCAAATAATGTCAAACAGTGATCATATACAATGATTCTCACACAGTATCTATAAAGATAATAACcgttaaataataatttaatagttgttaacaaacattaataataaacaatacaTCTGCACACAACTATAGATGACATATTTTCAATATAATATACTCCCTTAAgtcttttttacttgttctATCTTAGAGGTTTTCTTTAGTCTCTTTTACTTGtctatttagaaaatttgtaaatcattaaatattatttttcaaatttatcctacttctacaacttccaaaaaaattatattcaactatatattttttaaaacatatcttaaataaagataattttgaaaaattaatataattttttataaatttttaattatcaactAATCAATTTACTCAAAATGGATTTTGGAGTGTAGTTCATTTCTAGGGAAGTGAGGAGAAGTGAGAGCAAGTGGTCTAATTTTCTCCATTTCTAGTATTCATTTGTTCTAAAATGGGTGTGGTATTATTTCTCCACTCCTGtctgaagtggattttgaacgAAACTCATTTCAACAATTTTTCACTGAAGTAGAAAAGTGAGTCAATCTAAAAACTCACTTTCCCTtatttgccaaaattttttatatttaaattcttcagttttatttttattttatgacaaataaacaccaaaaaaacaaaaaaaaatacaagaattgataTTCCTTATCTACATTTCCCCACTTCAAATCACtttccccaaaaacatgaacgCCTCACTTATGAGTCATGACAGTGGTGGTGCTCAGAGCCTCGGCAGCGATATCTCAACCTCTCCCTCTCTGTCCCAATGAGAGCTCGCACCAAAGCGAACACCTTGCGCGCATGCTCAGAGCCAATCTCCACCTCAACTCCCTCCTCACCTCCTACCTCAAGGCCAACCAGCCTCTCCGCGCGCTCAACCTCTACGCTCATGCTCGCCGCACCGCCGCCTTCGTCGATAACTTCGCCCTGCCTTCGGTCCTCAAGGCGTGCGCGCAACTATCCGCCGTGAAACAAGGTATGGAGGTCCATGGCTTCGCTTTCAAGTCGGGTTTCTATAAGGATATCTTCGTCTACAATGCTTTGATGCAGATGTATTCGGAATGTGGTAGTTTGGGTTGTGCGGAGatggtgtttgatgaaatgcctgagAGAGATGTTGTCTCGTGGAGCACTATGATCCGAAGCTACGCTCGCGGTAGGTGCTTTGGCGAAGCTGTGGATCTTGTTGAGGAAATGCTTTGGCTGGGAGTGAAGCCTAGTGAGATTGCgatgataaatattatcaactTGTTCGCTGATGTGAGAGATGTTAGAGCTGGAAGAGCAATGCATGCTTGCTTGCTCAAAAATGCTTTTTGTGAGTTGCCAGGGATTAATGCTTCAACTGCGCTGATTGATATGTATGGCAAGTGTGGGTGTGTTAAGGTTGCACGGAAGGTTTTTGATCAAATGAGTGAGAGGAGCACTGCATCATGGTCTGCGATGATTGCTGGATATATTCGCTGTGAAAAATTAGGAGATGCAATGCAGCTTTTCAGGCAAATGTTGGATGAGAAGTTTTATCCAAACGAGATCACTATGCTGAGTTTGGTGCTGGAGTACGGGCTAAGAGGGGTGTTGAAGATGGGAAAATGGCTTCATTGCTATGTGCTTAGAAATGGATTCAAGATATCAAACAGTTTGGGCACAGCACTTGTGGATATGTATGGGAAATGTGGGGATACTAGAAGTGCGAGAGTGTTGTTTGATCAATTGAACAGCAGGGACACCATGTCCTGGATTGCTATCATATCAGGATACACACAGGCTGGTCTGCTTGACAAATCATTTGATATATTTCATCAAATGAAAGAAGCAAGAGCAGAGCTGAATGAGGTGATACTGGTTAATCTTGTATCCTTATGTGCAGAGAATGGAGCTCTAGATCGTGGTAAGCTGGTCCATGCTTACATTGAAAAGCTAGGAATAGGATCTGGTGTTGTGCTTGTGACAGCACTGGTGGACATGTATGCAAAATGTGGGGAAATTGATGAAGCTTACACCTTGTTCAGTGACACTACTAAGAGAGACGTGTGCATGTGGAATGCAATGCTGAGTGGGCTTGCAATGCATGGGCACGGAAATGAAGTGATTGAACTCTTTAGCCAGATGCAGGAAGAGGGAGTGAAACCTAATGATGTCACATTGATCGCTCTCCTTCATGCATGCAGCCATTCAGGTTTGGTGGAGAAGGGCAAAGAGTTTTTTGATAGAATGGAGAGAGAATTTAGACTAGTCCCGAAGGTTGAGCATTATGGATGCATGGTAGATCTACTCGGTCGGGCTGGGCAGCTTAATGAGGCATATGAAATGGTATTGAAAATGCCAGTTGCGCCAAATATTGTCGTATGGGGAGCACTTCTTGCTGCATGTAAGATTCACAAAAACCCAAAGTTGGTTGATGAAGTCTCAAGAGAGGTTCGTAAGCTGGATCCAAGTAGTAGTGGCTACAATGTACTGCTTTCAAACATCTATGCTATCCAGAACAGGTGGAATGATGTGGCAGAAGTGAGAAAGGCTATGAGGGATACCAGGGTAAAGAAAACCCCGGGGCTTAGTTCAGTTGAATTGAATGGATTGGTCCATGAATTTGTTATGGGAGATGATTCACATCCGCAAAGCAAGGATATTAAGGTGATGTTGGCGGAGATGCAAAAGATGCTGAAACAGGCAGGGCATAGGGTTGACACCTCGGTTGTGCTATTGAACATTGATGAGGAGGAGAAAGAAACATCACTTGCCTATCATAGTGAGAAATTGGCGTTGGCTTTTAGTCTTATAAACACAGCCCCAGGTACCCCAATAAGGATAGTGAAGAACCTTCGAGTTTGTGATGATTGCCATGCTGCTACCAAGATTCTCTCCAAGATATATGATAGAGTAATCATTATGAGGGATAGAAATCGTTTTCATCGTTTCAGTGAAGGAGCTTGTTCTTGCCAAGATTATTGGTaacaaatcataatttttttaagaaaaaaataatatatctgCAACACATAGGAAGCCTTATTGTTTCAATTGGATTAATGGTTTCTGTGTATATTACACACTATTAACTATGAATCCATCAGTGGTTAATTACAAAGCCATCTGTCCATTAGAAAATTGTGTTCTGTCCTAATGGATTGTTTGATACTTGtctttcaattttgataatgtGCATAATAACTGTTGGTTTTGCCAGCTATGCTTAGGGCTGTAAGCAGGATGAACTTGATTGAGCTGGGGCTCAGGTCTAGCTTGGTTCAAAAGTAGTTAGTTTGAGCTTGAGTTTGAATATGTTTTCTCAAGCATGACTTGATTTTAATTTCTAggaattgagttggtttgattTAGTCCAAAATTAGAATCATATTTGGTTGGATGCTAACCAGCGGGATAGAGCTTCAAGCCACCAGGGTTGTGTAGTGAAGCTAACCAGAGGTGAGCACAGCCCTAGGGAGAGAGTTTTAGTGGAGGCGTGAAGCTCAACAAAGCTTGGAGGTGGGGAGCTTGAAGGTGGTCCTCAATGGAGACATGAAGGTGGAGCTTGACGAAGCTTGGAGATAGAGTGATAGAGCTAGAGCAATCCCATGACCAGTTGGACTGAAACTTCAAATGTATGGTTTTTAGATAATATGATATGGGCCATTGGATAGGAAGCCTtgtgtttgttatttatatgGTAATATGTTCTATAAAATATTGaatgatatattatttattatattatatttttgagttaTCAAGCCAAGCTCAATCCAACAGGTTCTTGCTTGAGCTTGCTTTGATTGCTTGAAATTTTGAGCCAATCATAAGCTTCTCACGAACAACTTGACCAATTGGCCATCCTAGCTTTATGCTGTTCAAACCTGATAGTATGCTTGAGCAAGTGCAGATAATATGCACTCAAATGGCATGAATAATGAAACCTTGAATAAGACTTTTTAGTAGAAGAATGACTATTTAATAACCTGTCTGTTGTTTATTCTATGCAATGCCATGGCCATAACCTCTAATATAAATgcataattgattttttttttctccagtTGTTCTGATGAGTACTTTGTCATTGGAATATGTGCAGTAAAGAGCAACTGGACGCAGCCTTATTCTTTGATCCTAATTGATTGTGGTGCAACTGTGAGTTTTTTCCAGTCCGTCTACTAACTCTATTTGAGCTGCAGGTGGAGTGTAGAATGTGCTACAGGGAAAAAAGGGGGAAGAAAATTTTCACCAGGGCTAACAAAGTCCTTCAGGATATTATCTCTATGATGGGGAAAGAAGTCAATGGCGAGATTGCTGACTGCAGAGAAAGCCTATATTCTTCGCGGTCATTATTTTCGTCTCTCTCAATATCAAGAATGCAGACTTTGCTTACTCAGAAATCCAAAGAAGTGTAGGTGAAATAAAAGCTTATGAGAATATCTGGTACTTCCATCGTTTTACCTTAATTTGTTGGAAAAACTATATTCATATTGTGGGAAATTAGGAGGtagaatatttgtaaaataacttTCAGATTGGAAAGTCTTTGCAATCAGTTTGTGGAAATGTTTAGTTGAACTACAGTTGTTGGTCATTCTTGTATGGCATACAGCAGCAATGTTAAGTCTAAGTTCTCTTACCCTAATTCCCATTGAGGATGAAATTCAGAACTCAATGGTGAGTTGAGGACATATGAAACCTTCGGTGCCTAACAGCTTTCTTGCATATGCCATAGAAGTGGCTGAAGTTCATAGGAGACCAACTAACCTTTGAAATTTGACAATTCTGTAGAATATGAATCATTTCAGGACCATCAGATCTTTGAAATTCAACAATTCTGTTGAACCATAGTGATGATGATGTGTGTATTGACTCTTTGGTTACTGCTTTTTCTTGTTCTGCAGTAATGATTTAGACCTACGGGACCGTGTCATTTCAATTATGCATCAGCTCTAAACCCTTTCGCTATTTGCCTCAAAATCCAtcctattaaaatatatatcagaAAAACAAGATTATGTTCAGCTCATAAGTTTCCGTTAAGAAAGGTGGTCCTTGCATGGGAGTTTAAGCTTACTTTACAAATTACCTTGAAATCAAAGTTTTATAATGGACTTTTGGGACTCGGAGTTTGACAATGAGATTGTGGGACATCTTTTATTGGCCAGATTTCATTGCCTTGTTATTGGAGTTATGACCAAATAGGTTACTTGGTATTGAAGAAATTAGATAATGTTGCCTCtggttcttatttttcttctgcGATGTTATTTGGTAAATCCATTTCGTTCTTCACACCTTTGTTAATTGGGGAAATTTGAGTGATATTGATAAACCTTCAAGATCAGTTGTATTCTGTGAAGAGAAGTGGTTTCCTCACCGTCAtactttgaaatttttaatatccCCCCAAATGTTTGTTCATTTGGGATGTCCTCTGTATgaatataaaatgaataattctcattttacaattttactttCAGCATTTTGATTTCTAGGAAATATTTCCTGGAGTGATAAGATTTTTCTACTTCAATTCATGTTCTCTTTTGTATCATTAGCTCCATGATAGAGAAAGCTCACTCTTCAATTTaagtcttttcttttgttttaaccaaattgattataaATCTATTACTGAATCTACCTTAATCTAATCCTTAACtgttatgaaataaaaaaaatgacctTTTTGTAGAACCAGGAAATTTGTATGCATTTACTGAtgaattacttatttttgaTGGTGAAGCAGGTCATGGACATATCAGAAGAATTCCATACTCTGCTGCAGAGAAAGTTGGAGTTAATCAAAGGTATAacactaatttttattaacttttCGAAATAAAAGAACAATTGTCTACCATCACtctgaagttttttttttaatcaatggtTACAAATATTCCAGGTTACaagaaattttaacaaaatcatagcatctattttaaataaaaatcaccgAAGTGCACCGATCTCCTTGTTTAGCACACAGTTGACCAGGCTGTGATTATATTTGATTGTTTAatatacttataattttttaatttcagttAGCTTATGTGTTTATTTGTATGTCTTTTTTAATAACTTCTCTAGTTTCATTTCTTAccgtttcttatttttttattttattttattttatttgtagatTACTTCATATTTCTGTGTCTGTAAATCTGTTGGTTAACTCAGTTGCCTGGCATTGTAGtccaattaatatatttttaaaaatgtaatggtaattatgaaaattttcaaagtttctattttttttttcacttatatatcctcaaattacatgtaatatttagttgttttatcAATGTTTATGTAACtctgaattaattatatttaattttttggtgCATTAtacagtattttttttaatcattttgtcGTTTGTGGTTTATCCCTAACTATTGTTTGATCAAGAAAAACATGCAGTGACAATGTCACATTTAGCGTCCAAgtaaacaatttatttatttatttgtttcatgtcATTCAAGAGATGACAGCAATCACTGTTTGAGATTAGCTGATCTGAACTGAACCTTCTTCTCTTTGGCAGTAAGTAACCAATTCTCAATTAGAGCATGACATCTCATCTATAAGAGTAATGTAGTTATTCTTTTGATAGTATGTTCTCACACAGCATTTAGGGTTTTAAAGATGATTTTTTAAAGCTTTCCAAGGTTTTCTCAGAGCCAAGCATTCCCTTCTTTAAAGACAACCAACATCACCATTTCACCAACCCCATTCTCTTTTGACATCAGACCAAACCTGAGCAGtcaaaaagatagaagaagCCTCTTACTTCAGACAAAAAGAAGCAATGGGGACAAAGAAACCAAACATTAAGAAAGACAAAGCATGAATGGACAAAGTGTGGATGTAATGGGAGCTTTTACCAAGTTGGAGCAGGTTGTGTCCCTAACCATTGCACCTGCTCTCAATTTCTCTCTTTTCACTCTTGGAGatataaaaaaagttacaaCAAAGTTCATGAAAAGTTTTGCATTAAAATCATTCCCACATATTCATTTCATTGTGGCTTCTTTGCATCAAAATCATTCCACATAATTCATGGCAGACAtgttttgatattaaaaataataataaagaaatatgaatgctttgtgattttatttagtATCTTGACTTTTGTGAATCATTTCTCATTAACAATTCCATTGTTGCAGCAGCAATGTGAGCAGCAGAAGTGGAACAGCTCcttaaccaaaaaaaatcaacagaTATTGAAGACCATCAATGGAGTTGTACAACCAGCCCACAAAAAGTCAAGCAGCGATCAGAAGGTCCACTCTTccagaaaaatcaaaaattggaaaaaCAACAGAAAAGTAGAGAAAAAGATCCCACACCCAAGGTCAGCTCACTGCCAACCTATCCAAATtcctctctgtctctctctttgtgtctctgtctctgtctctctctctccatttaAAGTCTCTTGTCCACAGCTGGAACTCCAAAGATACATTCATGGAGCTTTCCAAC is a window from the Dioscorea cayenensis subsp. rotundata cultivar TDr96_F1 chromosome 2, TDr96_F1_v2_PseudoChromosome.rev07_lg8_w22 25.fasta, whole genome shotgun sequence genome containing:
- the LOC120280299 gene encoding pentatricopeptide repeat-containing protein At4g21065-like isoform X2 — translated: MTVVVLRASAAISQPLPLCPNESSHQSEHLARMLRANLHLNSLLTSYLKANQPLRALNLYAHARRTAAFVDNFALPSVLKACAQLSAVKQGMEVHGFAFKSGFYKDIFVYNALMQMYSECGSLGCAEMVFDEMPERDVVSWSTMIRSYARGRCFGEAVDLVEEMLWLGVKPSEIAMINIINLFADVRDVRAGRAMHACLLKNAFCELPGINASTALIDMYGKCGCVKVARKVFDQMSERSTASWSAMIAGYIRCEKLGDAMQLFRQMLDEKFYPNEITMLSLVLEYGLRGVLKMGKWLHCYVLRNGFKISNSLGTALVDMYGKCGDTRSARVLFDQLNSRDTMSWIAIISGYTQAGLLDKSFDIFHQMKEARAELNEVILVNLVSLCAENGALDRGKLVHAYIEKLGIGSGVVLVTALVDMYAKCGEIDEAYTLFSDTTKRDVCMWNAMLSGLAMHGHGNEVIELFSQMQEEGVKPNDVTLIALLHACSHSGLVEKGKEFFDRMEREFRLVPKVEHYGCMVDLLGRAGQLNEAYEMVLKMPVAPNIVVWGALLAACKIHKNPKLVDEVSREVRKLDPSSSGYNVLLSNIYAIQNRWNDVAEVRKAMRDTRVKKTPGLSSVELNGLVHEFVMGDDSHPQSKDIKVMLAEMQKMLKQAGHRVDTSVVLLNIDEEEKETSLAYHSEKLALAFSLINTAPGTPIRIVKNLRVCDDCHAATKILSKIYDRVIIMRDRNRFHRFSEGACSCQDYCKEQLDAALFFDPN
- the LOC120280299 gene encoding pentatricopeptide repeat-containing protein At4g21065-like isoform X1 encodes the protein MTVVVLRASAAISQPLPLCPNESSHQSEHLARMLRANLHLNSLLTSYLKANQPLRALNLYAHARRTAAFVDNFALPSVLKACAQLSAVKQGMEVHGFAFKSGFYKDIFVYNALMQMYSECGSLGCAEMVFDEMPERDVVSWSTMIRSYARGRCFGEAVDLVEEMLWLGVKPSEIAMINIINLFADVRDVRAGRAMHACLLKNAFCELPGINASTALIDMYGKCGCVKVARKVFDQMSERSTASWSAMIAGYIRCEKLGDAMQLFRQMLDEKFYPNEITMLSLVLEYGLRGVLKMGKWLHCYVLRNGFKISNSLGTALVDMYGKCGDTRSARVLFDQLNSRDTMSWIAIISGYTQAGLLDKSFDIFHQMKEARAELNEVILVNLVSLCAENGALDRGKLVHAYIEKLGIGSGVVLVTALVDMYAKCGEIDEAYTLFSDTTKRDVCMWNAMLSGLAMHGHGNEVIELFSQMQEEGVKPNDVTLIALLHACSHSGLVEKGKEFFDRMEREFRLVPKVEHYGCMVDLLGRAGQLNEAYEMVLKMPVAPNIVVWGALLAACKIHKNPKLVDEVSREVRKLDPSSSGYNVLLSNIYAIQNRWNDVAEVRKAMRDTRVKKTPGLSSVELNGLVHEFVMGDDSHPQSKDIKVMLAEMQKMLKQAGHRVDTSVVLLNIDEEEKETSLAYHSEKLALAFSLINTAPGTPIRIVKNLRVCDDCHAATKILSKIYDRVIIMRDRNRFHRFSEGACSCQDYCCSDEYFVIGICAVKSNWTQPYSLILIDCGATVSFFQSVY
- the LOC120280299 gene encoding pentatricopeptide repeat-containing protein At4g21065-like isoform X3 — protein: MTVVVLRASAAISQPLPLCPNESSHQSEHLARMLRANLHLNSLLTSYLKANQPLRALNLYAHARRTAAFVDNFALPSVLKACAQLSAVKQGMEVHGFAFKSGFYKDIFVYNALMQMYSECGSLGCAEMVFDEMPERDVVSWSTMIRSYARGRCFGEAVDLVEEMLWLGVKPSEIAMINIINLFADVRDVRAGRAMHACLLKNAFCELPGINASTALIDMYGKCGCVKVARKVFDQMSERSTASWSAMIAGYIRCEKLGDAMQLFRQMLDEKFYPNEITMLSLVLEYGLRGVLKMGKWLHCYVLRNGFKISNSLGTALVDMYGKCGDTRSARVLFDQLNSRDTMSWIAIISGYTQAGLLDKSFDIFHQMKEARAELNEVILVNLVSLCAENGALDRGKLVHAYIEKLGIGSGVVLVTALVDMYAKCGEIDEAYTLFSDTTKRDVCMWNAMLSGLAMHGHGNEVIELFSQMQEEGVKPNDVTLIALLHACSHSGLVEKGKEFFDRMEREFRLVPKVEHYGCMVDLLGRAGQLNEAYEMVLKMPVAPNIVVWGALLAACKIHKNPKLVDEVSREVRKLDPSSSGYNVLLSNIYAIQNRWNDVAEVRKAMRDTRVKKTPGLSSVELNGLVHEFVMGDDSHPQSKDIKVMLAEMQKMLKQAGHRVDTSVVLLNIDEEEKETSLAYHSEKLALAFSLINTAPGTPIRIVKNLRVCDDCHAATKILSKIYDRVIIMRDRNRFHRFSEGACSCQDYCGIELQATRVV